A region of Armatimonadota bacterium DNA encodes the following proteins:
- a CDS encoding CPBP family glutamic-type intramembrane protease, giving the protein MTAEQPPEPVVFAAPSDPHRGRTALAFVLAAIFLIGGALAYRSVGQSSNKSDSGLSSVFKGDLLARSALGVPTVSRPGKGSQWREAEACYRAAVKSSPRMARARRSLAAVAWLRGDRKRAAEVMQAPVDIPPGRRDVWLATQAAYGAIPRPADAKTLIQFKSALRSKDLGWSRFVALQALASTAAESQRVGREMQESSRPMRTTYLVLGLMALLGFMVGLVFLGFFIAQPQCDRLPRLNVPAWSFGAAFLLGIAAQNAVGYPMRSLMGKHLDSGGEGAAFAALLAVYTLGAAVAAGLAHLTLKRNGSALSALGWAPRGAVGHAISGYLALLPVLALAGVVSTQGARLFPNVETPMNSAEWMAAGAHGWSLVPLFLTVCVVGPWVEELLFRGLLFRALQSSFGFWGGAILSSAAFAALHPQLPLGFLPIWCIGIGLCVLYRRSGSLTACWILHGINNTVALVFSVATFGHLGPLW; this is encoded by the coding sequence ATGACCGCTGAGCAGCCGCCGGAACCCGTGGTATTCGCAGCGCCGTCCGATCCCCATCGGGGAAGGACGGCGCTGGCGTTCGTTTTGGCCGCCATCTTCCTCATAGGCGGTGCGCTTGCCTACCGCTCGGTTGGGCAAAGCAGCAACAAAAGCGACAGCGGTCTTTCGTCCGTGTTCAAGGGGGACTTGCTCGCCCGCAGCGCGCTGGGGGTCCCGACTGTGAGCCGACCGGGAAAGGGATCGCAGTGGCGCGAGGCCGAAGCGTGTTACCGCGCCGCGGTAAAGAGCAGTCCCCGAATGGCCCGGGCGCGGCGCAGCCTGGCGGCGGTTGCATGGCTGCGCGGAGACCGCAAGCGTGCCGCGGAAGTGATGCAGGCGCCCGTTGACATCCCGCCGGGCAGGCGCGATGTATGGCTCGCCACCCAGGCCGCCTACGGGGCGATCCCGCGGCCGGCCGATGCGAAGACCTTGATCCAGTTCAAATCGGCGTTACGGTCCAAAGACCTGGGATGGTCCCGATTCGTCGCGTTGCAGGCGCTGGCGTCCACCGCGGCCGAATCGCAGCGCGTCGGCAGAGAAATGCAAGAGTCTTCGCGGCCGATGCGAACGACCTACCTCGTCCTCGGGTTGATGGCGCTGCTGGGCTTCATGGTGGGGCTGGTCTTCCTGGGCTTCTTTATCGCCCAGCCCCAGTGCGATCGCCTTCCGAGGCTGAATGTGCCGGCATGGTCCTTCGGCGCCGCGTTCCTTCTCGGCATCGCCGCTCAGAACGCGGTGGGATATCCGATGCGGTCCTTGATGGGCAAGCACCTCGATTCCGGCGGGGAAGGCGCTGCCTTCGCGGCGCTGCTGGCCGTCTACACGCTTGGGGCAGCGGTGGCAGCCGGCCTCGCCCACTTGACCCTTAAGCGGAATGGATCGGCGCTGAGCGCGCTCGGCTGGGCGCCCCGCGGAGCGGTTGGCCATGCGATCAGCGGCTACCTGGCCCTCCTGCCCGTTCTGGCTCTTGCCGGAGTCGTTTCAACACAGGGCGCACGACTATTCCCGAACGTCGAAACGCCGATGAACTCAGCGGAGTGGATGGCCGCCGGCGCGCACGGTTGGAGCCTGGTCCCGCTTTTCCTGACGGTTTGCGTTGTAGGACCGTGGGTTGAGGAACTCCTTTTCCGCGGGCTGCTGTTCCGGGCGCTTCAATCATCGTTCGGATTCTGGGGCGGCGCCATCTTGAGTTCGGCGGCATTCGCGGCGCTCCATCCCCAGCTCCCCCTCGGGTTTCTGCCGATCTGGTGCATCGGAATCGGCCTCTGCGTGCTGTACCGCCGCTCCGGCTCGCTGACTGCGTGCTGGATCCTCCACGGCATCAACAACACGGTCGCGCTGGTCTTCTCGGTCGCCACTTTCGGCCACCTGGGTCCGCTGTGGTGA
- the pgeF gene encoding peptidoglycan editing factor PgeF has translation MALELSFGCAVQEKAGVSLLQWASWLREGVPHGITTRDGGVSRAPYNSLNLGDNVGDVPGAVIANRAKLGAALGDMSRPRVFPKQVHGATVVTVRDLPGRGDPPPEADALITDRTDIFIAVTVADCVPVLFLDPVRRAVGVAHGGWRGLAAGVLRNTVEAMRREYGTDPATLQAAIGPHIGVCCYEVGADVAAGFASIPRAIREDKEGRRYLNLARVARADLSSAGLDPEYVSISAPCTSCFVDAYFSLRAEGVTGRFAAIVGLADRENE, from the coding sequence GTGGCCCTGGAACTGTCATTTGGTTGCGCTGTGCAGGAGAAGGCGGGTGTCTCGCTCCTGCAGTGGGCATCCTGGCTGCGGGAGGGCGTTCCCCACGGCATCACGACGCGCGATGGCGGTGTCTCGCGCGCTCCGTACAACAGTCTCAACCTCGGCGACAACGTCGGCGACGTTCCGGGTGCGGTGATTGCCAATCGCGCGAAGTTGGGCGCGGCATTGGGCGACATGAGCCGGCCCCGCGTTTTCCCAAAGCAGGTTCACGGGGCCACGGTTGTCACCGTGCGGGACCTCCCAGGCCGGGGAGACCCGCCGCCGGAAGCCGATGCCCTCATCACCGACCGCACCGATATCTTCATCGCCGTAACCGTGGCGGATTGCGTGCCGGTTCTATTCCTGGATCCTGTTCGGCGGGCGGTTGGAGTGGCGCACGGGGGGTGGCGCGGCCTCGCAGCAGGCGTACTAAGAAACACTGTTGAGGCCATGCGACGCGAATACGGCACCGACCCGGCGACACTACAGGCAGCGATCGGACCGCACATCGGAGTCTGCTGTTACGAAGTTGGCGCGGATGTTGCGGCTGGATTTGCATCGATTCCACGGGCGATCCGCGAGGATAAGGAGGGCCGGCGCTACCTGAATCTCGCACGGGTCGCGCGCGCCGACCTGTCGTCGGCGGGACTGGACCCCGAATACGTAAGCATCTCGGCGCCGTGTACAAGCTGTTTCGTTGATGCGTATTTCTCCCTTAGGGCCGAAGGCGTCACGGGGCGCTTCGCGGCCATAGTAGGACTGGCGGACCGTGAAAATGAATGA
- a CDS encoding pre-16S rRNA-processing nuclease YqgF, translating to MKMNDGCVVAVDPGLSKCGVATVCESGAVLDQCIVPRCDLVASVLNTVARHCPVAVVIGDRTGSRDARLELEKALQHLLVLVEEHETTMLSRARYYRDHPRRGLARFLPEGLFTPPRALDDYAAVILGERYWAGKRTGTQGTG from the coding sequence GTGAAAATGAATGATGGGTGTGTTGTCGCGGTGGATCCGGGCCTCAGCAAATGCGGTGTCGCGACCGTCTGCGAGTCCGGCGCCGTGCTGGACCAATGCATCGTACCGCGCTGCGATCTCGTAGCGTCCGTTCTGAACACCGTGGCGCGCCATTGCCCGGTCGCCGTGGTGATCGGGGATCGAACGGGCTCGCGTGACGCCCGCCTGGAACTGGAGAAGGCGCTCCAACACCTACTGGTGCTCGTGGAAGAACACGAGACCACGATGCTTTCTCGGGCGCGCTATTATCGAGACCACCCGCGTCGAGGGCTGGCAAGATTCCTGCCCGAGGGATTGTTCACCCCGCCAAGGGCGCTGGATGACTACGCGGCGGTTATTCTGGGCGAACGGTATTGGGCCGGAAAACGGACAGGAACCCAGGGAACGGGGTGA
- a CDS encoding L-threonylcarbamoyladenylate synthase: MHISESNSPRMVTVDPASPDESVLREAGRILAGGGLVVIPTETVYGIAASALSSSAVSRLRAAKSRPETKPLPVMVSGASDMDALAAAVPPLARELARRFWPGPLTLVLVAASGVGEFVHAGTGKVGLRAPNDRVAQGVLAEAGVALVLTSANRSGAAPATTAQEAFEALGDRVDLYLDAGPCALGEPSTVLDLTTIPPTVLRAGAISADDLRAATI; the protein is encoded by the coding sequence ATGCATATATCTGAGTCCAATTCTCCCCGGATGGTGACGGTTGATCCCGCGAGCCCGGACGAGTCCGTACTTCGGGAGGCCGGGCGCATCCTGGCCGGCGGCGGCCTGGTGGTCATCCCCACGGAGACTGTTTACGGCATCGCCGCGTCCGCCCTTTCGTCGTCGGCGGTTTCGAGGCTGCGCGCGGCGAAATCGCGGCCCGAAACGAAGCCGCTGCCGGTGATGGTAAGCGGCGCTTCCGATATGGACGCGCTTGCCGCCGCCGTACCGCCCCTTGCACGGGAACTGGCGCGGCGATTCTGGCCCGGCCCACTGACGCTTGTCTTGGTCGCGGCCAGCGGGGTGGGGGAGTTCGTTCACGCAGGCACCGGCAAAGTCGGGCTTAGAGCGCCCAACGATCGCGTAGCCCAGGGCGTGCTGGCCGAAGCCGGCGTGGCCCTGGTTCTCACAAGCGCCAACCGTTCGGGAGCGGCGCCGGCGACGACCGCCCAGGAGGCCTTTGAAGCCCTGGGGGACCGCGTAGACCTCTATCTGGATGCGGGGCCATGTGCGTTGGGCGAACCATCAACCGTCCTGGACCTGACAACAATACCACCGACTGTCCTTCGTGCAGGCGCGATCAGCGCCGACGACCTTCGAGCTGCGACCATCTGA
- a CDS encoding cell division protein SepF, with product MDRTEMLEEEEYERRGWIEKFKSMFSHDEFEDEEEADAGVATRTAPRQAPVLRMDHGRANAIYTRLSFRSMQDAQAAADRLKERRAVVVNFERTDEDVARRGIDFISGVTYALDGFYEKVGEKVFLFTPANTAIVVDDSEPASAYGAYEGR from the coding sequence ATGGATCGAACGGAAATGCTTGAGGAAGAGGAATACGAGCGCCGCGGCTGGATTGAAAAATTCAAGAGCATGTTCTCTCACGACGAGTTTGAGGACGAGGAAGAGGCGGATGCCGGAGTGGCGACGCGCACCGCGCCGCGACAGGCGCCCGTGCTGCGCATGGATCACGGTCGCGCCAATGCCATTTACACCCGGCTTTCGTTCCGCTCAATGCAGGATGCGCAGGCGGCAGCCGACCGATTGAAGGAACGCCGCGCCGTTGTGGTGAACTTCGAGCGGACCGACGAGGACGTTGCCCGTCGGGGCATCGATTTTATCAGTGGAGTCACTTACGCTCTCGACGGGTTCTATGAGAAGGTGGGCGAGAAGGTCTTCCTGTTTACGCCGGCCAATACCGCCATTGTGGTAGATGATTCAGAGCCTGCGTCGGCCTACGGGGCATACGAAGGCCGATAG
- a CDS encoding YggT family protein, whose translation MHPVAFVLGWALGALQLILFVYIILSWLRFWQQSSRSAPRFDLDNPVVRWIESVAYTILHPIRGVIDPYQRNTGIDFSAIIAFLILGLVQGWVQRLPF comes from the coding sequence ATGCATCCTGTTGCGTTTGTACTGGGTTGGGCGCTTGGGGCCCTGCAACTCATCCTGTTTGTGTACATTATCTTGAGTTGGCTGCGCTTCTGGCAGCAATCGTCCAGATCGGCGCCGCGATTCGACCTCGACAACCCGGTGGTGCGATGGATTGAGAGCGTAGCCTACACCATCCTTCATCCCATCCGCGGGGTGATCGACCCATATCAACGGAATACCGGTATCGATTTTTCCGCCATCATCGCCTTCCTCATCCTGGGGCTGGTGCAGGGGTGGGTTCAGAGACTGCCGTTCTGA
- a CDS encoding DUF167 domain-containing protein encodes MSPRLKVRLQPRASKNEVLGWQDGALRVRLTAPPVEGAANKALIDFISETLGVKRAEVHLVSGQKSRDKVLEIEGLSGEDLLRRTGAA; translated from the coding sequence GTGAGCCCTCGCCTGAAAGTGAGGCTTCAGCCGCGCGCCTCGAAGAACGAGGTGCTGGGATGGCAGGATGGCGCGCTCCGCGTGCGCCTGACAGCCCCGCCGGTTGAGGGCGCCGCCAACAAGGCACTGATCGATTTCATCTCCGAAACGCTGGGCGTGAAACGCGCGGAAGTGCACTTGGTCAGCGGCCAGAAGAGCCGGGACAAGGTGCTGGAGATCGAGGGCCTGAGCGGGGAAGACCTGCTGCGAAGGACAGGTGCCGCCTGA
- the rimI gene encoding ribosomal protein S18-alanine N-acetyltransferase, translated as MALRPLREADIDLVMKIEEVCFTTNWSREALMNELGNQCAYYAVGVAEGCVVGYAGEWIIMDEAHITTIAVDPAHQGKRFGERLLIALLREARDRGARRATLEVRMSNNVALRLYAKYGFETVAIRRKYYQDTDEDALIMWSNDLYEPGISWLLEQEFTVEGK; from the coding sequence ATGGCACTTCGCCCGCTGCGCGAGGCAGACATCGATCTTGTGATGAAGATCGAGGAGGTCTGCTTCACCACCAATTGGAGCCGCGAGGCGCTGATGAACGAACTGGGGAACCAGTGCGCCTATTATGCGGTCGGAGTCGCCGAGGGGTGCGTCGTCGGATACGCAGGCGAGTGGATCATCATGGACGAAGCGCACATCACGACCATCGCGGTTGACCCCGCTCACCAAGGCAAGCGCTTTGGGGAACGGCTGCTGATCGCGCTTCTACGGGAAGCCCGGGATCGCGGCGCCCGGAGGGCGACCCTTGAAGTCCGGATGAGCAACAATGTCGCGCTGCGATTGTACGCCAAGTACGGGTTTGAGACGGTGGCGATCCGGCGCAAATACTACCAGGACACCGATGAAGATGCGCTGATCATGTGGTCCAATGACCTTTACGAACCCGGCATCTCCTGGCTTTTGGAACAGGAGTTCACGGTCGAGGGAAAATGA
- the tsaD gene encoding tRNA (adenosine(37)-N6)-threonylcarbamoyltransferase complex transferase subunit TsaD, with protein sequence MLILGIETSCDETSAAVVRDGREALSNVISSQADLHALYGGVVPEIASRRHVEVINPALEQALAIAGVGWSDIDAVAVTHRPGLVGALLVGVAAAKSIALCRHIPLAGVHHLEGHIYANFLAHPDLEMPLLCLVVSGGHTDFVLAHEYGRYEMLGRTRDDAAGEAFDKVARLLKLPYPGGPNVQKLAADGDSKAYRLPRADLDGSLDTSFSGLKTAVLRLLQQEPNANLADVAASFQAAVVDVLVTKTIRAADRTGLRTVAIGGGVAANGPLRAGLLEAGEEHGIRIVWPPPIMCTDNAAMIATAGYHRLLAHGPDGLGLETMATCSLADVGR encoded by the coding sequence ATGCTGATTCTGGGGATTGAAACAAGCTGTGACGAGACTTCGGCCGCCGTGGTTCGCGATGGGCGCGAGGCGCTGAGCAACGTCATCTCGTCGCAGGCCGATCTGCACGCGCTTTACGGCGGCGTGGTTCCGGAAATCGCCAGCCGCCGCCATGTGGAGGTCATCAACCCCGCGCTGGAGCAGGCCCTGGCCATCGCCGGAGTCGGTTGGAGCGATATCGATGCGGTTGCAGTGACCCATCGCCCGGGCCTGGTGGGGGCTTTGCTGGTCGGTGTCGCCGCCGCGAAGAGCATCGCTCTCTGCCGCCACATCCCGCTTGCCGGCGTTCACCACCTTGAAGGCCACATCTACGCCAACTTCCTGGCGCACCCTGACCTGGAGATGCCGCTTCTATGCCTCGTTGTATCGGGCGGGCACACGGATTTCGTCCTCGCGCACGAGTATGGTCGGTACGAAATGCTCGGGCGGACACGCGATGACGCCGCCGGCGAAGCGTTCGACAAAGTGGCGCGTTTGTTGAAACTGCCTTATCCCGGCGGGCCGAACGTCCAGAAACTGGCCGCCGATGGAGACTCGAAGGCGTACCGCCTTCCGCGCGCAGACCTCGACGGCTCACTTGACACCTCGTTCTCCGGGCTGAAGACTGCGGTATTGCGCCTGCTTCAGCAGGAGCCGAACGCTAATCTGGCGGATGTTGCCGCCTCGTTTCAGGCCGCCGTGGTGGACGTTCTGGTGACGAAGACCATTCGCGCCGCAGACCGAACAGGGCTGCGTACCGTCGCAATCGGGGGCGGCGTCGCCGCGAACGGCCCCCTTCGCGCGGGGCTGCTGGAGGCGGGTGAGGAACACGGCATCCGAATTGTCTGGCCACCACCGATCATGTGCACGGACAACGCGGCGATGATCGCCACAGCCGGCTACCACCGCCTGCTGGCACACGGCCCTGATGGACTGGGCTTGGAGACGATGGCAACATGCAGCCTGGCCGACGTTGGAAGATAG
- a CDS encoding YggS family pyridoxal phosphate-dependent enzyme, producing MIADNVKRIREQIAAAAERSGRSADDVTLVAVTKLQPAAAVQEALDAGVRHIGENYVPEAEGKFPHIQWPDGVTRHLIGHLQGNKAARAIGTFDLIQSVDSLRLARKLNTVASDRGIIVPVLVEVKLCDEEEKTGFNPDGVQEAVGEIGEMAHLSVRGLMGMAPFTSDEKAVRDSFANLRKHILTLHNDSVRTLSMGMTNDFAVAIEEGSTMVRIGTAIFGSRYT from the coding sequence TTGATTGCCGATAACGTGAAACGAATTCGAGAGCAAATAGCCGCCGCTGCGGAGCGGAGCGGGCGCTCCGCGGATGATGTGACGCTGGTTGCCGTGACAAAACTTCAGCCGGCCGCCGCAGTCCAGGAGGCGTTGGACGCAGGCGTGCGGCATATCGGCGAAAACTACGTACCCGAAGCGGAGGGCAAATTCCCTCATATCCAGTGGCCGGACGGCGTGACGCGCCACCTGATCGGCCATTTGCAGGGAAACAAGGCGGCTAGGGCGATAGGGACGTTCGACCTTATCCAGAGCGTGGACAGCCTGAGACTGGCCAGAAAACTGAATACGGTGGCCAGCGACCGGGGAATCATAGTGCCGGTCCTGGTGGAAGTGAAACTCTGCGACGAAGAAGAGAAGACAGGTTTTAACCCGGATGGGGTTCAGGAGGCCGTTGGCGAGATCGGTGAGATGGCGCATTTGAGCGTGCGTGGGCTAATGGGAATGGCGCCATTTACATCTGATGAAAAAGCTGTGCGAGATTCATTTGCAAACCTGAGGAAACACATTCTAACACTACATAATGACAGTGTCAGGACCCTCAGCATGGGGATGACAAATGACTTCGCGGTAGCCATCGAAGAAGGCTCGACGATGGTTAGAATCGGCACCGCGATTTTCGGCTCGCGGTATACATAA
- a CDS encoding LamG-like jellyroll fold domain-containing protein, with translation MRQFQSTTLRLVSAMAILSLAQLTAWAVPFAVTYTNAANVGFNDPVLGPARRAAFQAALLNWGGKLEGNVPITVNASMDSLGGTATSAILGQAHTNYVVQLNSPPAGYYSGTWYTGSLISELVGSDIAPGTPMIIAQFNSDVDNSTVLGSENWYYGTDGNAGSNVDFYEVVLHELCHGLGFFSQIQSDGSYQNAAPNNLPSIYDQFLATGQGLASDRLVVLTQAQRAAALLSGSLYFDGNNARAANGGPNARIYAPTTYQLGSSTSHLDQATYQNGPNALMCPVYSIDIHEAGPVGYAVLKDMGWPFTTNQPPAAANSSASVLYNTPTSITMSASDSENDPLTYQVLSGPSHGVLSAGTGAQRTYTPAAGYTGTDSFTFRVNDGHWDSNVATVSIAVLPPAPVITSFTPTSGPVGTAVTITGQNFGSLIAFVNFNGVQALVTQLSDPQITCTVPAGATTGKITVTASGGSTTSANDFIVSGPATGSTTYATSVTDTSATLHANINPSSQSTTVHFEWGPTTSYGTLGTDVSIGSGSAAVDASLPIASLVPGTVYHYRASATNGAGTVTFGDSYFVTMQPDGGTALQFDGGASYLQLPAFTASARPDEITVEFWQNVPSLRQQFQFMITPDDQSNRLSAAVPWDDGNVYWDFGNLNATGRLVYTPPADQPVTGHWEHWAFVNSAAGNYMKIYRNGIEVASKTGFGIFVPPLVPQDMILGTNFAGQLDEFRIWNRARTATEIFHDMYVRSTGTETGLLRLFHFDDGAGITAVDSSPSNVPGSLQNNPLWVASTAPIGYPVCITLPATNVGITTATLNSIVNINGHPSLVGFDLGTTTSYGQQMFIGTLGTAGDSTRSINIESLTPNTTYHYRIEGSNYAGGITYGVDQTFTTTPIYSVADAIGALQTAAGLHAATAAEAARWDVVQDASVGQVTLADAAEIARKAAGLDPNP, from the coding sequence ATGAGGCAGTTTCAATCGACCACCTTGCGCCTCGTTTCGGCGATGGCCATCCTTTCACTTGCCCAGCTCACCGCCTGGGCCGTACCCTTCGCCGTCACGTATACGAATGCCGCTAACGTGGGGTTTAATGACCCCGTCCTGGGTCCCGCACGACGCGCGGCGTTCCAGGCAGCCCTTCTCAACTGGGGCGGCAAGCTGGAGGGCAACGTGCCCATCACAGTGAACGCCTCAATGGACTCGCTTGGCGGTACGGCCACCTCCGCGATTCTCGGACAGGCGCATACCAACTACGTTGTGCAGCTTAACTCGCCTCCCGCCGGGTACTACTCCGGCACCTGGTACACGGGATCACTCATTTCAGAACTTGTGGGCTCGGACATCGCTCCGGGCACCCCCATGATCATCGCCCAGTTCAACTCCGACGTGGATAACTCGACGGTGCTCGGCTCCGAGAACTGGTACTACGGGACCGACGGAAACGCGGGGTCCAACGTGGACTTCTACGAAGTGGTGCTCCACGAACTATGTCACGGGCTCGGGTTCTTCAGCCAGATTCAGTCGGACGGGAGTTATCAGAATGCCGCGCCGAACAACCTTCCGTCGATCTATGACCAGTTCCTGGCAACGGGGCAAGGGTTGGCGTCGGATCGTCTTGTAGTACTGACCCAGGCGCAGCGCGCCGCAGCCTTGCTTAGTGGATCCCTCTACTTCGACGGCAATAACGCGCGGGCGGCCAATGGCGGGCCGAACGCCCGCATCTACGCGCCAACCACTTACCAGTTAGGCTCCAGCACATCCCATCTCGACCAGGCGACCTACCAGAATGGCCCCAACGCCCTGATGTGCCCGGTCTACAGCATCGACATCCACGAAGCGGGTCCGGTGGGATATGCGGTGCTGAAGGATATGGGCTGGCCCTTCACGACCAACCAGCCGCCGGCAGCCGCCAACAGCTCCGCCAGCGTATTGTACAACACGCCGACGAGCATCACCATGAGCGCATCTGATTCGGAGAACGACCCTCTTACCTACCAGGTCTTAAGCGGGCCGAGCCACGGCGTCCTGTCGGCGGGAACCGGCGCTCAGCGCACCTACACGCCGGCAGCCGGCTACACCGGCACGGACTCATTCACGTTCAGGGTCAACGACGGGCACTGGGACAGCAACGTTGCCACGGTTTCTATCGCAGTGCTTCCGCCGGCGCCCGTCATCACGAGTTTCACTCCGACCAGCGGCCCCGTGGGCACCGCCGTTACGATCACAGGGCAGAACTTCGGCAGTCTGATCGCGTTCGTGAATTTCAACGGAGTACAGGCGCTGGTGACGCAGTTGAGCGACCCGCAGATCACCTGCACGGTGCCGGCCGGGGCGACGACCGGCAAGATCACCGTCACCGCATCGGGAGGCAGCACCACTTCGGCCAATGACTTCATCGTGTCTGGTCCGGCAACGGGCTCAACCACGTACGCTACGAGCGTAACAGACACCAGCGCCACGCTCCACGCGAACATAAACCCATCGAGCCAGAGCACCACTGTCCACTTCGAGTGGGGGCCGACCACGTCGTACGGCACTCTCGGTACGGACGTGAGCATCGGCAGCGGCAGCGCGGCCGTGGACGCGTCCCTCCCCATCGCCAGCCTGGTGCCGGGGACGGTCTACCATTACCGCGCGTCGGCCACCAATGGCGCCGGGACGGTTACGTTCGGTGACTCGTATTTCGTCACGATGCAACCGGATGGCGGAACGGCGCTGCAATTCGACGGCGGCGCCTCCTACCTCCAGCTGCCCGCCTTCACGGCCAGTGCGCGGCCCGACGAGATCACGGTCGAGTTCTGGCAGAACGTCCCCTCTCTCAGGCAGCAGTTCCAATTCATGATCACGCCGGACGACCAGAGTAACCGCCTCAGCGCCGCGGTCCCATGGGACGACGGCAACGTCTACTGGGACTTCGGCAACCTCAACGCGACTGGCCGCCTCGTCTATACGCCGCCGGCCGATCAGCCGGTGACGGGGCACTGGGAGCACTGGGCATTCGTCAACAGCGCGGCAGGCAACTACATGAAGATCTACCGCAACGGCATCGAGGTCGCCTCAAAGACGGGCTTTGGTATCTTTGTTCCGCCGCTCGTTCCGCAGGACATGATCCTCGGGACCAACTTCGCCGGGCAGCTCGATGAGTTCCGCATCTGGAATCGCGCCAGGACAGCGACCGAGATTTTCCACGACATGTACGTCCGCTCGACCGGAACCGAAACGGGCTTGCTGCGGCTGTTCCATTTCGACGACGGCGCCGGTATCACGGCGGTTGACTCCAGCCCTTCGAACGTGCCGGGCTCCCTCCAGAACAACCCCTTGTGGGTAGCCTCCACGGCGCCGATCGGGTATCCCGTTTGCATAACGCTACCGGCCACAAACGTGGGGATCACAACCGCCACGCTGAACTCCATTGTCAATATCAACGGGCATCCCTCGCTCGTGGGCTTCGACCTGGGCACCACCACCTCCTACGGCCAGCAGATGTTCATCGGCACGCTCGGTACGGCGGGTGACAGCACGCGGTCCATCAACATCGAGAGCCTCACCCCCAACACGACATACCACTACCGCATCGAAGGATCGAACTACGCCGGCGGAATTACCTACGGAGTGGATCAAACGTTCACAACAACTCCCATCTATTCCGTGGCCGACGCCATAGGCGCACTTCAAACGGCGGCCGGACTGCACGCAGCAACCGCGGCCGAAGCGGCCCGATGGGATGTGGTGCAGGACGCGTCCGTCGGCCAGGTGACCCTCGCGGATGCAGCTGAAATCGCCAGAAAGGCAGCGGGACTGGATCCGAATCCGTAG
- a CDS encoding winged helix-turn-helix domain-containing protein, which produces MLIGFVAEQPDEYMALADGLRAAGHVLRLLPGAIDGPLDIAEMQAVIVASAYCPPEIQRYSEMDPQRCTLALITPEELGSLAAGSPFTDFVVAPHRAAEVAARLALHSNRQKANDSEVIRSGDLVIDVSNYSVEAHGERVALTFKEYELLKFLVTHSGRVFSRESLLEQVWGYDYWGGSRTIDVHIRRIRSKLPAATASRIETVHQVGYRYSVAKGEQPGAS; this is translated from the coding sequence ATGCTGATAGGATTCGTGGCTGAACAACCGGATGAGTATATGGCGCTGGCGGATGGCCTGCGCGCTGCAGGTCATGTGCTGAGGCTCTTGCCCGGCGCCATCGACGGTCCACTGGACATAGCGGAAATGCAGGCCGTGATAGTCGCGAGCGCATACTGCCCACCGGAAATTCAACGGTACAGCGAGATGGATCCGCAACGGTGCACGTTGGCGCTTATTACACCCGAAGAACTGGGGTCTCTCGCGGCCGGGAGCCCGTTCACGGACTTCGTGGTTGCTCCGCACCGCGCCGCGGAGGTGGCGGCCCGGTTGGCGCTTCACAGCAACCGCCAGAAAGCCAACGACTCCGAGGTCATCCGCAGCGGCGACCTTGTCATCGACGTCAGCAACTACAGCGTTGAGGCGCATGGCGAGCGCGTTGCGCTCACATTCAAGGAATATGAACTCCTGAAGTTCCTCGTGACCCACTCCGGCCGGGTATTCTCACGCGAGTCACTGCTGGAACAGGTCTGGGGGTACGACTACTGGGGTGGCAGCCGGACAATCGACGTCCATATCCGGCGCATCCGCAGCAAACTCCCGGCCGCGACCGCCAGCCGCATCGAGACGGTCCATCAGGTGGGATATCGATACAGCGTCGCTAAGGGCGAGCAACCGGGCGCATCGTAA